CCGCCGGAGGCGAAAGTATAATCCCGGCTACTGCTGGAACCTGACGGGCAGAGCGGCGATCAGCGCGTCGCAGAGCGCCTTGTGGGCCTTGTCCACGTCCTTGTCGGTCAGGGTGCGCTGGGCGTGGCGGTAGGTGACGCGGTAGGTCACGTTCTTCTCCGCCGCGCCTTCTTGGGCGCCCTCGGGCACGAAGAGGTCAACCACGGCCGCTTCTTCCAATATCCCGATCTTCTGCCCGGCCACGGCGTCCAGCACCGAGGCCACGGAGAGCGCGGCGGGCATGACCAGGGTCATGTCCCGGCGGGAGGGCGGGAACTTGGGCAGCCCCTGGAAGCGGATGGAGCGGCCGTCGTGCAGGGCCATGAGGGCCTCCAGGTCGATCTCGGCCATCCAGAGCTCGGCCTTGACGCCGAAGCTCTCGGCCACGTCGGGCAGCACGCGGCCCATCTCGCCGATGCGGCGGCCTCCGTAGGATATCTCGACGCAGGGGGCCAGCCAGGGGTGATCCTTCTTGACCGCGCACACGGGCGCGCCAAGTCCCAGGGAGCCCAGCAGGTTCTCCACCAGGCCCTTCAGGTCGGAGTAGTCGGCCTTCTCCTCGGGCCAGGGGAAGGCGGTGAAGCGCGCGCCGTGCAGGGCCAGGGCCAGGCGGTGGGACTCGCGCACCGTGGTCTCGCTGGCCTTGTCGGCCTGGAAGACCTTGGCCACCTCGAACAGGCGCAGGTTCATGTTGCCCTGGTTCAGGTTGTGGCGCACGGACTTGAGCAGGCCGGGGGCCAGGGCGGTGCGCATGACGTTCTGGTCTTCCGAGAGGGGGTTGGCCACGGGCACGCGGCCCTCGTCGGGCAGGCCCAGAAGGTCCAGCTCCTGCTGGCCCACGAAGGAATAGTTCACGGTCTCGCGCAGGCCCGCGCCGGCGGCCCAGGCCTTGATGCGGCGCAGGAAGGGCACCTCGGCCCCCAGGGTGTCGGTGATCTGGAGCTGCTTGACCATGCGCGGCATCACGGCGGGGATGCGGTCCATGCCGTAGACGCGGCCCACCTCCTCGATGAGGTCCACCTCGCGCTCCAGGTCGAGCCGGGCGGGCGGGGGCGTGACGGTCCAGGCCTCGGAGGCCTTGGCCTCCACTTCGCAGCCCAGGCCCAGCAGGGTCTTGCGGCAGAAATCGGGAGTGACCTCCACGCCCAGCAGGGCGGTGGCGCGGGCCGGGCGGAAGCCCAGCGACGTGCTGACCCAGGGCGCGGGCTCGTCGCAGGCCACGCCGGGCAGCACCGTGCCGCCGGAGACCTGGGCCATGAGCGCGGCCGCGCGGTTCATGGCGAAAAGGGATGCGGGCTGGTCCACGCCGCGTTCGTAGCGGTAGGATGACTCACTGGAGATGCCCAGGCGGCGGCCGGTCTTGCGGATGGTGGCCGGGTTGAACACGGCGCACTCCAGCAGCACCTCGGTGGAGTCGGCGTTCATCTCGGTGTTCTCGCCGCCCATGACGCCCGCCAGGGCAACGGGCTTCTCGGCGTCGCAGATGAGCAGGTCGCTGCCGGTAAGGGTGCGCTCCTGGCCGTCCAGGGTGGTGAAGCGCATGCCGTCGGCGGCGCGTTTGACCACGATGCGCCCGCCCGCCAGCAGGTTGCGGTCGAAGGCGTGCAGGGGCTGGCCCAGCTCGAGCATGACGTAGTTGGTGACGTCCACGATGTTGCTCACCGGGCGCTGTCCCATGGCCGTGAGGCGGTAGCGCATCCAGGCCGGGCTCTGGCCCATGGCCACGCCCTTGAGGATGCGGGCGCGGTAGACCGGGCAGAGCTTGGGGTCCTCGATGGTGACGGAGACCAGGGAGGTGGCGTCCTCGCCGGATTCGCTCAGCTGGAAGCGGGGCAGGGTCAGGGGCAGGCCGAAGGCCATGGCCGTTTCGCGGGCCAGGCCCAGGATGGAGAGGCAGTCGGCGCGGTTGGGCGTGATGCCGATCTCCAGGATGGTGTCGTCGAGGTTCATGGCCTGGGCCAGGGTGATGCCCGGGGTAGGCGCGCCCTCGATCACCAGGATGCCCTCGGACTTCTCGGCCAGCCCAAGCTCCGACTCGGAGCAGATCATGCCGAAGGATTCCACGCCGCGGATCTTGCTCTTCTTGATGGTCAGCCCCCCGGGGAGGACCGTGCCGACCTTGGCCACGGGCACGCGCTGGCCGGCGGCCACGTTGGACGCGCCGCAGACGATCTGGAGGGGGGCGGCTTCGCCCACGTCCACGGTGCAGACGGAGAGCTTGTCCGCGTCGGGGTGCTTCTCGCGGGTGAGCACATGGCCCACCACCACGTCGGCGGCGGCCGCGAAGGGGCGGCTGACGCCCTCCACTTCGAGGCCGAGCATGGTCAGCCTGTCGGCCAGGGTATCGACGGGACCCTCGTAGGGGACGAACTCACGCAGCCAGTTCAGAGAGAGAAGCATATGCAAAGCCTCCGGCGGAAGGACGCCCCGCGAGGGGTGCCCGGCCCGCCCGGTCATCGAGATCGAGGTAGGTCCGCCGGGCCAGACGCATTACGCGCCCCGGCCGCTAGGCGAACTGGCCCAGGAAACGGACGTCGTTTTCGAAAAAGAGCCGCAGGTCGCCCACGCCGTACTTGAGCATGGTCACGCGCTCCACACCCATGCCGAAGGCGAAGCCGGAATGGACCTCGGGGTCGATGTCCACGGCCTTGAGCACGTTGGGGTCCACCATGCCGCAGCCCAGGATCTCCACCCAGCCGGTGGACTTGCAGACCCGGCAGGTCTGGCCGTCCACGTGGCCCTTGCCCTCGCACATGACGCAGGAGATGTCGACCTCGGCGCTGGGCTCGGTGAAGGGGAAGAAGCTCGGGCGGAAGCGCACAAGGGTGTCGGGGCCGAAGATGCGGTGCACGAAGAAGGTCAGGGTGCCGCGAAGGTCGGCCATGGTCACGCCCTTGTCCACGAGGATGCCCTCGATCTGGTGGAACATGGGGGAGTGGGTGAGGTCGGAATCCCGGCGGTAGACCTTGCCCGGCGCGATGGCGGCCACGGGGGGCTTGCGGGAGAGCAGCGTGCGCACCTGCAGGGGCGAGGTGTGCGTGCGCAAAAGGACGTTGTCCCCGATGTAGAGGGTGTCCTGCATGTCCCGGGCGGGGTGCTCGGGAGGGAAGTTCAGGGCTTCGAAGTTGTAGAAGTCGGTCTCGATCTCCGGGCCGGAGACGATCTCGAAGCCCATGCTCTGGAAGGCGCTGGTGATCTCCTCCGACACGATGGTCAGAGGATGCAGCCCGCCCAGGGACGGCGCGCGTCCCGGCAGGGAGGGGTCGAACCCGGCGAGCATGGCCTCGTCCTGGGCGCGCTTGAGGGCCTCGAGGCGCAGGGTGTACTGCGCGGTGAGCGACTCCTTCACGGAGTTGGCGGCCTGCCCCGCGTCGCGCTTCTCCTCGGGGGTGAGCCCGGGGAGCTTGGCCATGATCTGGGCCAGGCGGCCCTTGCGCCCCAGGAAGAGCACGCGCAGCTCTTCCAGGTGCTCGAAGGAATCCGCCCGGCCGAGGATGCTCTTGGCTTCCTCGGCCAGGGCGGTAAGCTCTTCGACGAGGGCTCGGCCTGAACTCACTAGTTCACCTTGGCCTTGGCCATCTCGACCAGCTTGGCGAAGCCGATCTTCTCGCGCACGGCCATGTCGGCCAGGACCTTGCGGTCCAGTTCGATGCCGGCCAGGTTCAGGCCGTGGATGAACTTGCCGTAGCTCATGCCGTTCTCGCGGGCGGCGGCGTTGATGCGCATGATCCACAGCTTGCGGAATTCGCGCTTCTTCACCTTGCGGTCGCGGTAGGCGTAAGCCAGGGCGCGCTCGACGTTTTCGCGTGCGGTTTCGTAGAGCACCGAGCGGGCGCCCACGAAGCCTTTGGCCATCTTCAGATACTTTTTGTGCCGCTTGTGGGCGGCGAGTCCGCGTTTAACGCGCATGGTTTCGTCCTCCTTGGAGCAAGGCCCGCGGGATGACACCTCGCTGGGGCTTCTCCACAAATTGAAAAGCGTACGTAGCCGCCGATGCCGCGGCAGCCGTTCCCTCGGGCCAGCCGGAAGAATCCGGCCGGTCGCAGGGTCGGCCCTGCGTCCGTAGGCGGCCTTCGGCTAGGCGTAGGGCATCATCCGCCGGCAGGCACGCTCGTTGGCGCTGTCGACGATGGCCGAGGGCGACAACTGGCGCTTCCGCTTGGCGGTCTTCTTGGTCAGGATGTGGCGCTTGTTCTGCCTGCGACGGCGGAACTTGCCGGTGCCGGTGACACTGAAGCGTTTCGCGGCACACTTGTTGGTCTTCATCTTGGGCATTGTCGTCCTCCTGAAAATACTGCCCGCTCCGGGTTTATTCTCCCCGCAGCGGGCGGCACGCCGTAACCTGCGTGATATGTTGTGCGCTAAGGTTTCTTTTTCACCGATGGAGCAAGCATCATGTTCATGACGCGCCCCTCGAAGCGGGGCTCCTGCTCCACCTTGACCAGATCGCCGAGGTCAACCACGATGCGCTCGAGGATCTTGGCGCCGCGGTCCTTGTGGACCACCTCGCGCCCGCGGAAGAACACCGAGACCTTGCAGCGGTCGCCTGCTTCCAGGAAGCGGCGGATGTGCTTGAGTTTGGTCTGGTAGTCGTGCTCGTCGGTCTTTGGCCGGACTTTGATTTCCTTGACCTGGATGACCGTCTGCTTCTTCCTGGCTTCCTGTAGCTTCTTCTGCTGCTGGTATTTGAACTTACCGTTATCCATGATCCGGCAGACCGGGGGATCGGCGGCAGCGGCGACCTCGACCAGGTCCAGGCCTTTCTCCTGGGCCAGTCGAAGGGCCTCGCTGGTGGGCAGAATTCCCAGCTGGGAGCCGTCGTCGGCGATCACCCGCACTTCGCGAGCGCGGATCTGATGGTTGCAGCGTGCGGCGTCACTGGCAGAAGTTATAGCGCATTCCTCCTCGTTTGAATGGGGCCTGGCAGTCCTCGAGAATTTTCGAGGCCACGTCTTCCACTCCCATAAGTCCTAAATTCTCACCCGAGCGCAGGCGGACGTTTACGCCGCGCGCTTCGAGCTCCTGGTCCCCGATGACGAGCATGTAGGGGATTTTCTCCATTTGGGCCTCGCGCACCTTGTAGCCGAGCTTCTCGTTGCGGAGGTCGGCCTCCGCGCGGATGCCCGCATCCCGCAGGCGCTCCAGCACGAACTGTGCGTAGGCGTCGTGCGCGTCGGTGACGGTGAGGATTCTCGCCTGCACCGGGGCCAACCACGTGGGAAAGGCTCCCGCCGTGTGCTCGATGAGCACACCCAGGAACCGTTCAACCGCGCCGAGTATGACCCTGTGCAGCATGACCGGCCGGTGTTTCTCTCCGTCCTGGCCGGTGTAGGTCAGGTCGAAGCGCTCCGGCAGGGTGAAGTCGCACTGGATCGTTGCGCACTGCCACCGGCGATCTAAAGCATCTTTGAGTTTAATGTCAATCTTGGGCCCGTAGAAAGCTCCGTCGCCCTCGTTGACCGTGTAGGGCAATCCGGCGGCGTTCATGGCCTGGATCAGGGCGTTGGTCGCCAGGTCCCAGGCTTCGTCGGAGCCGATGGACTTCTCGGGGCGCGTGGAGAGCTGGGCCTCGAAATCGAAGCCGAACAGGCCCACCACGTCCTTGACGAAGGTTATGATGCCGATGATCTCGTCCTGCAGCTGGTCGGGGCGGCAGAGGATGTGCGCGTCGTCCTGGGTGAACTGGCGCACGCGCAGCAGGCCGTGCAGCACGCCGGACTTTTCGTGGCGGTGCACCACGCCCAGCTCGAAATAACGCTGGGGCAGGTCCCGGTAGGAGCGCAGGCGGGACTTGTAGATCAGCATGTGCGACAGGCAGTTCATGGGCTTGATGCCGTAGGCCTGCTCGTCGATCTCGGTGAAATACATGTTCTCGCGGTAGTTGTCGTAGTGCCCGGAGCGCTCCCAAAGCTCGCGCTTGAGAATCTGCGGGCCCTGCACGATCTGGTAGCCGCGGCGCAGGTGCTCCTTGCGCTCGAAATCTTCGATGATGGTGCGCACCAGCGCGCCCTTGGGGTGCCAGATGGCCATGCCCGCGCCGGCCTCGTCCGAGAAGCTGAAGAGGTCGAGCTGGACGCCCAGGCGGCGATGGTCACGCTTCTTGGCCTCCTCCAGGCGCTGGAGGTAGGTCTTGAGCTCCTTGGGGTCGGCGAAGGCCGCGCCGTAGATGCGCGAAAGCATGGGGCGCTTCTCGTCGCCGCGCCAGTAGGCGCCTGCCACGTGGGTCAGCTTGAAGGCCTTGAGGAAGCTGGTGGAGGGAACGTGGGGGCCGCGGCAGAGGTCCGTGAAGGCGCCCTGGGTGTAGAGCGACACGGTGTCCGCCGGAATGTCGGCCAGCACTTCGAGCTTGTAGTCCTCGCCCATGGACTTGAACACGCCCTCGGCCTCGTCCTTGGAGACAGTCCGGCAGGAGAAGGGGTGCCCCTGGGCCACCAGGCGCTCCATCTCGGCCTGGATGCGCTCCAGGTCTTCCGGGGTGAAGGGGCGCTCGAAGGCGAAATCGTAGTAGAAGCCGTTCTCGATGGCCGGGCCGATGGTCACCTGGGCGCTGGGGAACAGCGACTTGACCGCCTCGGCCAGCACGTGGGCTGCGGAGTGGCGGATGACCTCGACGCCCTCGGGGCTGTCGGAGGGGATGGGAGTCAGCTCGGTGCAGGTGTCGGGCAGCGGGGCGTAGAGGTCCAGAAGCGCCTCGCCGCAGCGAGCCACCACCGTGTTCTTGAAGGCCTTGCCGGAGAGCGCCTTGGCGAGCACTTCCCCAACTTTTTGGCCGGCCTGTGCCTCAACAGTCTGATCACCGACGCGGACGTTCACGATATCGCTCCATCCCGGGAGGCGTACGGCTTCCCAAGTCGAAAAAAAGGGAGGCGGGGCCTCCCTTAAGGTCAATGGTAGGACCGAGGAGATTTGAACTCCTGACCCCTTGCGTGTCAAGCAAGTGCTCTCCCCCTGAGCTACGGTCCTGCAGGGAGGAGACAAATGCCCAAACCAGGCCGCGAAGTCAAGGGGTTTCTCCCGCCGGCGAGTACTTTTTCTTTTCAGCCGCTCAAGCCCAGTCAAACCGCCGGCAGGCTCACCGTGAACTCACAGCCCTTGCCCTGCTCGGACACGGCCCGGATGTCGCCCTGGTGGTCCTGCAGGATGCGGTAGCACACCGAGAGCCCCAGGCCCGTGCCCCGCTCCTTGGTGGTGTAGAAGGGGTTGAAGATCTGCTTGAGCTGCTCGGGCGGCAGGCCCGGCCCGGTGTCGCGCACGATGATCTCGGCCGAATTTCCGGCAAGCCTGGTGGTCACGGCCACGCGCCCGCCCTCGGGCATGGCCTCGGCCGCGTTCTTGACCAGGTTGATGATCACCTGGCGCAGCTGCGCCGGGTCGTGCTGCACGGGGGGCAGGCCCTCGGCCAGGTCGGTGTGCAGCTCGATCCTGCGCGCGGCCAGCTCCGCCTCCATGAGCTTGAGGGTGTCGGACACGGTGGCGTTGAGCTCCAGCGGTTCGAGCTTGGGGGCCGAGGGCCGCGTGAAGTCGCGCACCTCCTCCAGGAGGGTCTCCAGGCGCTTGGCCTCCTCCTCCACCAGGCGCAGCTTCTCGTGCTCCTTGCTGTCCGCGTCCAGGGTGCGCCGCACCTGCCGGGCGAACCCGGCCATGAGCATGAGCGGGTTCTTGATCTCGTGGGAGATGCGGGATGCCGCCTCCCCGATGGCGGCGAAGCGCTCGGAGCGGATCAGGCGCTCCTGCGTGTCCAGCAGGGTGCGCAGGTTTTCGGTGATCTTGTCGCGGGCCTCGCGCAACTCGTGGGTGCGGGCCTCCACCTCGGACTTGAGCGCGCTGGACCAGCGCATGGAGAAATACACGG
This genomic stretch from Fundidesulfovibrio soli harbors:
- the pheT gene encoding phenylalanine--tRNA ligase subunit beta translates to MLLSLNWLREFVPYEGPVDTLADRLTMLGLEVEGVSRPFAAAADVVVGHVLTREKHPDADKLSVCTVDVGEAAPLQIVCGASNVAAGQRVPVAKVGTVLPGGLTIKKSKIRGVESFGMICSESELGLAEKSEGILVIEGAPTPGITLAQAMNLDDTILEIGITPNRADCLSILGLARETAMAFGLPLTLPRFQLSESGEDATSLVSVTIEDPKLCPVYRARILKGVAMGQSPAWMRYRLTAMGQRPVSNIVDVTNYVMLELGQPLHAFDRNLLAGGRIVVKRAADGMRFTTLDGQERTLTGSDLLICDAEKPVALAGVMGGENTEMNADSTEVLLECAVFNPATIRKTGRRLGISSESSYRYERGVDQPASLFAMNRAAALMAQVSGGTVLPGVACDEPAPWVSTSLGFRPARATALLGVEVTPDFCRKTLLGLGCEVEAKASEAWTVTPPPARLDLEREVDLIEEVGRVYGMDRIPAVMPRMVKQLQITDTLGAEVPFLRRIKAWAAGAGLRETVNYSFVGQQELDLLGLPDEGRVPVANPLSEDQNVMRTALAPGLLKSVRHNLNQGNMNLRLFEVAKVFQADKASETTVRESHRLALALHGARFTAFPWPEEKADYSDLKGLVENLLGSLGLGAPVCAVKKDHPWLAPCVEISYGGRRIGEMGRVLPDVAESFGVKAELWMAEIDLEALMALHDGRSIRFQGLPKFPPSRRDMTLVMPAALSVASVLDAVAGQKIGILEEAAVVDLFVPEGAQEGAAEKNVTYRVTYRHAQRTLTDKDVDKAHKALCDALIAALPVRFQQ
- the pheS gene encoding phenylalanine--tRNA ligase subunit alpha, coding for MSSGRALVEELTALAEEAKSILGRADSFEHLEELRVLFLGRKGRLAQIMAKLPGLTPEEKRDAGQAANSVKESLTAQYTLRLEALKRAQDEAMLAGFDPSLPGRAPSLGGLHPLTIVSEEITSAFQSMGFEIVSGPEIETDFYNFEALNFPPEHPARDMQDTLYIGDNVLLRTHTSPLQVRTLLSRKPPVAAIAPGKVYRRDSDLTHSPMFHQIEGILVDKGVTMADLRGTLTFFVHRIFGPDTLVRFRPSFFPFTEPSAEVDISCVMCEGKGHVDGQTCRVCKSTGWVEILGCGMVDPNVLKAVDIDPEVHSGFAFGMGVERVTMLKYGVGDLRLFFENDVRFLGQFA
- the rplT gene encoding 50S ribosomal protein L20, producing MRVKRGLAAHKRHKKYLKMAKGFVGARSVLYETARENVERALAYAYRDRKVKKREFRKLWIMRINAAARENGMSYGKFIHGLNLAGIELDRKVLADMAVREKIGFAKLVEMAKAKVN
- the rpmI gene encoding 50S ribosomal protein L35 yields the protein MPKMKTNKCAAKRFSVTGTGKFRRRRQNKRHILTKKTAKRKRQLSPSAIVDSANERACRRMMPYA
- the infC gene encoding translation initiation factor IF-3 — translated: MTSASDAARCNHQIRAREVRVIADDGSQLGILPTSEALRLAQEKGLDLVEVAAAADPPVCRIMDNGKFKYQQQKKLQEARKKQTVIQVKEIKVRPKTDEHDYQTKLKHIRRFLEAGDRCKVSVFFRGREVVHKDRGAKILERIVVDLGDLVKVEQEPRFEGRVMNMMLAPSVKKKP
- the thrS gene encoding threonine--tRNA ligase; protein product: MNVRVGDQTVEAQAGQKVGEVLAKALSGKAFKNTVVARCGEALLDLYAPLPDTCTELTPIPSDSPEGVEVIRHSAAHVLAEAVKSLFPSAQVTIGPAIENGFYYDFAFERPFTPEDLERIQAEMERLVAQGHPFSCRTVSKDEAEGVFKSMGEDYKLEVLADIPADTVSLYTQGAFTDLCRGPHVPSTSFLKAFKLTHVAGAYWRGDEKRPMLSRIYGAAFADPKELKTYLQRLEEAKKRDHRRLGVQLDLFSFSDEAGAGMAIWHPKGALVRTIIEDFERKEHLRRGYQIVQGPQILKRELWERSGHYDNYRENMYFTEIDEQAYGIKPMNCLSHMLIYKSRLRSYRDLPQRYFELGVVHRHEKSGVLHGLLRVRQFTQDDAHILCRPDQLQDEIIGIITFVKDVVGLFGFDFEAQLSTRPEKSIGSDEAWDLATNALIQAMNAAGLPYTVNEGDGAFYGPKIDIKLKDALDRRWQCATIQCDFTLPERFDLTYTGQDGEKHRPVMLHRVILGAVERFLGVLIEHTAGAFPTWLAPVQARILTVTDAHDAYAQFVLERLRDAGIRAEADLRNEKLGYKVREAQMEKIPYMLVIGDQELEARGVNVRLRSGENLGLMGVEDVASKILEDCQAPFKRGGMRYNFCQ